From Bacillus sp. FSL K6-3431, the proteins below share one genomic window:
- a CDS encoding metal ABC transporter substrate-binding protein, giving the protein MKKLSFSVLIMAVSIFLLTACSGEKNSSIKHEDGKINIITTYSVIYDIVKNVGGDAVEVHSLAPIGSDPHQYDPLPADVQKATDADIIFYNGLNLETGGAWFTDMIETAGKGGKDAPVFNISEDVKPMYLKSDGNKGEEDPHAWLDVSNGIKYTENVKKALVKVDPDNKELYEKNTADYIVQLEKLDEEISEKLKGIPDEKRLLISSEGAFKYFSAAYGFEAHYIWEINSHSEGTPEQLKAIVDIIREKNVKALFVESSVDPRSMETVSKETGVPIAGKIFTDSLGKPGADGDTYIKMVEWNADTIYKGLKE; this is encoded by the coding sequence ATGAAGAAATTAAGTTTTTCTGTCTTGATTATGGCTGTATCTATATTTTTATTAACTGCTTGCAGTGGAGAAAAAAATAGTTCCATTAAGCATGAGGATGGGAAAATAAATATCATTACTACGTATTCTGTTATTTATGATATCGTTAAAAACGTGGGCGGTGATGCCGTTGAAGTTCACAGTCTAGCTCCGATTGGATCTGATCCACATCAATATGACCCATTACCAGCAGATGTACAAAAAGCAACGGACGCTGATATTATTTTTTATAATGGGTTAAATCTAGAAACTGGTGGTGCATGGTTCACAGACATGATTGAAACAGCTGGTAAAGGTGGAAAAGATGCGCCAGTTTTTAATATAAGTGAGGATGTCAAGCCAATGTATTTAAAAAGTGATGGTAATAAAGGAGAGGAAGATCCTCATGCTTGGCTTGATGTGTCTAATGGAATCAAGTATACGGAAAATGTGAAAAAAGCATTAGTAAAAGTTGACCCTGACAATAAAGAATTGTATGAAAAAAATACTGCGGATTATATCGTACAGTTAGAAAAACTCGATGAAGAAATATCAGAGAAACTGAAGGGAATACCAGACGAAAAAAGACTTCTTATTTCGAGTGAAGGTGCGTTTAAGTACTTCTCAGCGGCCTATGGATTCGAAGCTCATTATATATGGGAAATCAATTCACATAGTGAAGGTACACCTGAACAGCTGAAAGCAATAGTTGATATTATTAGAGAGAAAAATGTAAAAGCTTTATTTGTTGAATCAAGCGTGGATCCAAGGAGTATGGAAACTGTCTCAAAAGAAACGGGAGTCCCGATCGCAGGTAAAATCTTTACAGATTCCCTTGGTAAACCTGGCGCTGATGGAGATACGTATATCAAAATGGTTGAATGGAATGCAGATACTATTTATAAAGGGTTAAAGGAATAA
- a CDS encoding undecaprenyl-diphosphatase, with protein MSLDFKLFEMINQFAGKSDLLDHIVILFSKYGPIMFGLVFVWIWFSKSGNKYDNRQIVLFALTITIIALGANKMIELIYYRPRPFVSHAVHLLSDKSSLDPSFPSNHATGSFALAFALFWRRRKIGSVLLVFAVFMGISRIFIGVHYPLDVTVGAIIAFIISFVVISQSRFLEPLNNKIIDIFSKTDSKTIGQ; from the coding sequence ATGAGTCTAGATTTTAAACTTTTTGAAATGATCAACCAGTTTGCAGGGAAAAGCGATCTTCTAGATCATATAGTGATCTTATTTTCTAAATATGGTCCAATTATGTTTGGATTAGTCTTTGTATGGATCTGGTTTTCAAAGTCTGGGAATAAATATGATAATCGACAAATCGTATTGTTTGCATTAACAATTACAATCATCGCCCTTGGAGCTAACAAAATGATCGAATTGATATACTATAGACCACGACCATTTGTCTCCCATGCTGTCCATTTGTTAAGTGACAAATCAAGCCTAGATCCTTCCTTTCCGAGTAATCATGCTACAGGATCATTTGCATTGGCGTTCGCACTTTTCTGGAGGCGCAGAAAGATTGGCAGTGTCCTATTGGTTTTTGCCGTTTTCATGGGGATTTCTAGAATTTTTATAGGGGTTCATTATCCGCTGGACGTAACAGTAGGTGCGATCATAGCATTCATCATTTCATTCGTTGTTATATCGCAAAGTCGTTTTCTCGAACCGCTAAATAATAAGATTATTGATATTTTTAGTAAAACAGATTCGAAGACAATCGGACAGTAA
- a CDS encoding sulfatase family protein has product MKIIFISLDTLRAKRLGSYGYNLPTSPYIDQIASQGALFESAYASDIPTEVAHTSIFTGNVGLTTGVVSHGSPSTYLSKQYDWLTSMLRKAGYTTAAVDNLYNLKEWFARGYQYYINTIGKTRWIDGQTINDMAKPWIKEHKEEDFFLFLHYWDPHTPYLPPKEYIPAFYDPNSNPYNPDNTSMKAAFNHTAYPFFKYHHYDLLGNITDVNYVNALYDAEIRYLDDLLKDLDQFLCNEGIQDDTMLVLFGDHGESLTEHDIYWDHCGLYEATVHIPIIIRWPGHIPAGVRISNLVQHADLMPTILDALGIDKPNDIDGKSLWPLIQGKKVEHHKEIYLSECAWQAARGIRTDQFKYIETYDSGPFTRPPVELYDINADPNEEKNLAEDLPKQVEKYQKQLHDWVQDKLGAREDPMKVVMQTEGLPFKKRIKKILSEYGLTWDEWREDPKRERIDYADKNKFT; this is encoded by the coding sequence ATGAAAATAATTTTTATTTCTTTAGATACTTTAAGGGCGAAAAGACTTGGTAGTTATGGTTATAATCTTCCTACTAGTCCATATATAGACCAAATTGCAAGTCAGGGGGCATTGTTTGAAAGCGCTTACGCATCAGATATCCCTACAGAAGTGGCTCACACTAGTATTTTTACTGGGAATGTAGGATTAACAACAGGTGTTGTTTCTCATGGCTCACCTTCTACTTATTTATCAAAACAGTATGACTGGTTGACGAGTATGCTTCGAAAGGCGGGATATACAACAGCTGCAGTCGATAATTTGTATAATCTAAAAGAATGGTTTGCTAGAGGATATCAATATTATATAAATACAATCGGTAAAACTAGATGGATTGATGGTCAGACAATCAATGACATGGCAAAACCTTGGATTAAAGAACATAAAGAGGAAGATTTCTTTTTGTTTTTGCATTACTGGGACCCACATACGCCATATTTACCACCAAAAGAGTATATTCCCGCATTTTATGATCCTAATAGCAATCCTTATAACCCAGATAATACAAGTATGAAGGCAGCTTTCAATCATACTGCATATCCATTTTTTAAGTATCATCATTATGATTTGCTTGGAAATATTACCGACGTAAATTATGTAAATGCTTTATATGATGCGGAAATTAGATATTTAGATGATCTCTTAAAAGATTTAGACCAATTTCTTTGTAATGAAGGAATTCAAGATGATACGATGCTCGTCTTGTTTGGAGACCACGGTGAAAGTTTAACAGAACATGATATCTATTGGGATCATTGCGGCCTATATGAAGCAACTGTTCATATACCGATAATCATTCGATGGCCCGGCCATATTCCAGCAGGGGTTAGAATTTCTAATCTTGTACAGCATGCTGATTTAATGCCGACAATTTTAGATGCACTCGGTATTGACAAGCCAAATGATATTGATGGGAAAAGTTTATGGCCGCTTATCCAAGGAAAGAAAGTTGAGCATCACAAGGAAATATATTTGAGCGAATGTGCCTGGCAAGCTGCAAGAGGAATCCGGACCGACCAGTTTAAGTATATTGAAACGTATGATTCCGGTCCTTTTACAAGGCCCCCAGTTGAACTATACGACATTAATGCAGATCCGAATGAGGAAAAAAACCTTGCTGAAGATCTTCCAAAACAAGTAGAAAAATATCAAAAGCAATTACATGATTGGGTACAAGATAAACTTGGCGCTCGCGAAGATCCGATGAAAGTA
- a CDS encoding helix-turn-helix domain-containing protein gives MSKVREYNNLGLLLKELLNKHSMSMRKLSELTEIDTATISRIINGKRKANLQHLKRFSECLGVPLTTLFEAAGYPLEQKQEKSHTDIHKSIEIIQNFLESYDLYDKEFTIVSVDQQLNNYGQYSQTEKGKNIILKSFNEKLVKVGAIGPFISQLKELYEKFRLRKGTPHELVIIGSALLFFIIPVDVIPDYIFPIGYIDDAIAVQIVLNLLSE, from the coding sequence ATGTCTAAAGTAAGAGAATATAATAATCTTGGTTTGTTGTTAAAAGAATTATTAAATAAACATTCAATGTCCATGCGGAAACTAAGTGAACTTACTGAAATCGATACAGCTACGATCTCTCGGATAATAAACGGTAAACGGAAAGCAAATCTACAACACCTGAAAAGATTTTCTGAATGTCTTGGGGTTCCTTTGACAACGCTATTTGAGGCTGCTGGTTATCCTTTAGAACAGAAGCAGGAAAAGTCCCATACAGATATTCACAAGTCTATAGAGATTATTCAAAATTTTCTTGAATCTTATGATTTATATGATAAAGAATTTACTATAGTAAGTGTGGACCAGCAATTAAATAATTATGGGCAATATTCACAAACGGAGAAAGGAAAAAATATTATTCTTAAGAGTTTTAATGAGAAGCTTGTGAAAGTGGGCGCCATAGGTCCATTTATTAGTCAATTGAAGGAATTATATGAGAAATTTCGACTGAGGAAGGGTACTCCGCATGAACTTGTAATAATTGGGAGTGCACTATTATTTTTTATTATACCAGTAGATGTTATTCCGGATTATATATTTCCTATAGGCTATATTGATGATGCCATTGCCGTACAAATTGTATTAAATTTATTATCGGAATAA
- a CDS encoding metal ABC transporter ATP-binding protein — MSNFIKVDNLQVSYFGTEAVKNVSFEIESGKLVGIIGPNGAGKSTLIKALLGLIPIDKGKIRILKKEVKDVRRQIAYVPQRSNIDWDFPISVLETVILGTYPNLRPFRKPKKMEKELAYESLKKVGMESFKDRQIGELSGGQQQRVFLARALAQQTEVFFLDEPFVGIDITSEETIIHILKELRNEGKIVLVVHHDLSKSNEYFDELILLNKELIGCGPVDKVLNPEVISRAYGGELSFLRDMVVATP; from the coding sequence GTGAGTAATTTTATAAAAGTAGATAATCTTCAAGTTTCCTATTTTGGAACGGAAGCGGTGAAAAATGTGAGCTTTGAAATCGAGAGCGGAAAGCTTGTAGGAATTATCGGGCCAAACGGTGCAGGAAAATCTACTTTAATTAAAGCTTTATTAGGATTAATACCTATTGATAAAGGGAAAATTCGTATACTGAAGAAAGAAGTAAAAGATGTCCGCAGGCAAATAGCCTATGTTCCTCAAAGGAGTAATATTGATTGGGATTTTCCAATTAGTGTGCTTGAAACGGTTATACTCGGCACGTATCCGAATTTAAGACCTTTCCGTAAACCAAAGAAAATGGAAAAGGAGCTTGCATATGAAAGTTTAAAAAAAGTGGGAATGGAATCCTTTAAAGATCGTCAAATTGGTGAGCTCTCGGGAGGCCAGCAACAAAGAGTATTTTTAGCTAGGGCATTGGCGCAACAAACGGAAGTTTTTTTCTTAGATGAACCATTTGTTGGGATTGACATTACAAGTGAAGAAACAATCATTCATATTTTAAAAGAGTTGCGAAATGAAGGGAAAATTGTGTTGGTTGTACATCATGATTTAAGTAAATCAAATGAATACTTTGATGAATTAATTTTATTAAATAAAGAATTGATAGGCTGTGGGCCCGTTGATAAAGTGTTGAATCCAGAAGTGATCTCACGGGCATATGGCGGAGAATTATCATTTTTGAGAGATATGGTGGTGGCTACGCCGTGA
- a CDS encoding metal ABC transporter permease — MSFIEAVVQYGFLQKALVTSVMVGIICGVIGCFIVLRGMALMGDAISHAVLPGVAISYALGINFFIGAVLTGVLTAVGIGYISQNSRIKNDSSIGIMFTAAFALGIILITLLKSSTDLYHILFGNVLAVKPSDMWMTLVIGLIILASVYLFYKELLVSSFDPTMSQAYGLPNKLIHYFLMTLLTMVTVASLQTVGIVLVVAMLITPASTAYLLTDRLWKMLYLSAGCGALSSIIGLYISFKYNLASGATIVLVATLLFIIAFVFSPKQGVLWRSLRSRNNRPSLDV, encoded by the coding sequence GTGAGTTTTATTGAAGCAGTTGTACAATATGGATTTTTACAAAAAGCGCTTGTTACTTCAGTGATGGTTGGTATCATCTGCGGTGTGATTGGATGTTTTATTGTTCTAAGAGGTATGGCATTGATGGGAGATGCTATTTCACATGCAGTACTACCAGGAGTTGCCATATCTTACGCACTAGGAATCAACTTTTTCATAGGTGCGGTTCTTACCGGGGTTTTGACTGCGGTCGGAATTGGTTATATTAGTCAAAATAGTCGAATTAAAAATGATTCATCGATAGGTATTATGTTTACAGCAGCATTTGCTTTAGGGATTATTTTAATTACTTTGTTAAAAAGCAGTACAGACTTATATCACATTTTATTTGGCAATGTACTAGCGGTGAAACCGTCAGATATGTGGATGACGCTAGTAATCGGGTTGATTATTCTTGCATCTGTATATCTCTTCTATAAAGAACTACTTGTTAGTTCTTTTGATCCTACGATGTCCCAAGCATATGGTTTACCTAATAAGCTGATTCATTACTTTTTAATGACATTATTAACAATGGTGACTGTTGCTTCATTACAAACCGTAGGAATTGTTTTAGTCGTCGCCATGTTAATTACACCTGCATCAACTGCGTATTTATTAACTGATCGCCTTTGGAAAATGCTTTATCTTTCTGCAGGATGCGGTGCATTATCTTCCATCATTGGCTTATATATCAGTTTTAAATATAATTTAGCTTCAGGTGCAACGATTGTACTTGTTGCGACATTATTATTTATCATCGCGTTTGTATTTTCACCGAAACAAGGAGTACTATGGCGCTCATTAAGATCACGAAACAATCGGCCATCTTTGGATGTCTAG
- a CDS encoding AI-2E family transporter, producing the protein MDGIAEVFQKKGIKRLIIFGLLVLILFAMRSMINLILLTFIFSFLMDRLVEFTAKRIRLNRRLLVLIMYTLIVGLLAFGLVKYLPIITLEISELIKRITAFYTQPHENVVINYIETIISNNQIAAYLENGFSFLLKSFTDISKTSVEILIALILSLFFLLEKPRLQAFTSKFKSSKIAPFYNEIEFFGKKFTRTFGKVIEAQFIIAIINCVLSVIALMIMGFPQIIGLAIMIFFLGLIPVAGVFISLIPLCLIAYTIGGFIKVVYVLIAIAVIHGIEAYILNPKLMSSKTDLPVFYTFIVLIFSQNFFGVWGLIIGIPVFVFLLDVLEVTNKDTPQSLR; encoded by the coding sequence ATGGACGGGATAGCTGAAGTCTTTCAAAAAAAGGGAATAAAACGCCTTATTATTTTTGGTTTACTAGTATTAATTTTATTTGCTATGCGAAGTATGATTAACTTAATTTTGCTTACATTTATTTTTTCGTTTTTAATGGATCGACTCGTAGAATTTACAGCAAAGCGTATTCGATTAAACCGTAGGCTGCTTGTATTAATAATGTATACACTAATTGTGGGTTTGTTAGCATTCGGATTAGTAAAATATCTACCCATTATTACATTGGAAATTAGTGAGCTAATCAAACGGATAACGGCATTTTATACACAGCCACATGAAAATGTTGTTATAAACTATATAGAAACGATTATTTCTAACAACCAAATTGCCGCTTATTTAGAGAATGGTTTTTCTTTTCTACTGAAGTCTTTTACAGATATTAGTAAAACTAGTGTCGAAATTCTGATAGCTTTGATTTTAAGTTTATTTTTTCTTCTAGAAAAACCACGTTTACAAGCATTTACTAGTAAGTTTAAGAGTAGTAAGATAGCACCTTTTTATAATGAAATTGAATTCTTTGGAAAAAAGTTTACTCGTACTTTTGGTAAAGTGATTGAAGCTCAATTTATTATTGCTATTATCAACTGTGTTTTATCGGTTATAGCTTTGATGATTATGGGATTCCCGCAAATTATCGGATTGGCGATCATGATTTTTTTCCTGGGGCTCATTCCTGTAGCAGGTGTGTTCATATCGCTTATTCCTCTTTGTTTAATCGCCTATACGATTGGAGGATTCATAAAGGTAGTTTATGTGTTAATAGCGATTGCGGTTATTCATGGGATTGAAGCATATATATTGAATCCAAAGCTAATGTCTTCTAAAACAGATTTACCTGTTTTTTACACTTTTATTGTCCTGATTTTTTCACAAAATTTCTTTGGTGTTTGGGGCCTAATTATCGGAATTCCAGTTTTTGTTTTCCTACTTGATGTACTAGAAGTGACAAATAAAGATACGCCACAATCACTGAGGTAG
- a CDS encoding methyl-accepting chemotaxis protein codes for MTKPIKKVTDMMKEVEVGNLQIASQIEKSHTNQDEIGQLTDSLKNMVEGIRKMIINTSNTAEILSSSSQRLSENAVYNRNLSNQTNESIQHVAHLSLETVASTEESAVAFESIAIDIQKIAEASSKVSSNSILMSTEAEKGQGFITNAVNEIEKVNKTVGESVQLIEELDERSNQVAQITGIISSIAEQTNLLALNASIEAARAGEHGLGFTVVAEEVRKLAQQSQNATKEIGTLISEIQSSTKSTVLKVTKGKEEVIKSNQAIEEAGLQFNIIMTSIQDISDQIKEVNAIIHEISANSEEVSATVHVMNEHTNHSNHMATKIQEDIAKQLESIDQASIDSKELEHISQKLLKAIQVFKV; via the coding sequence ATGACTAAGCCTATTAAAAAAGTTACGGATATGATGAAAGAAGTAGAGGTTGGTAATTTACAAATTGCTAGCCAAATAGAAAAAAGTCATACTAATCAAGATGAAATTGGCCAGCTAACTGATTCACTCAAAAACATGGTCGAAGGTATTAGGAAAATGATAATAAATACTTCAAATACGGCTGAAATATTGTCAAGTTCTTCTCAACGACTCTCAGAAAATGCGGTATATAATCGGAATTTATCTAATCAAACAAATGAAAGTATTCAACATGTAGCACATCTATCTCTTGAAACCGTTGCAAGTACAGAAGAAAGTGCAGTTGCATTTGAATCCATTGCCATTGATATTCAAAAGATAGCAGAGGCTTCATCAAAAGTTTCAAGCAACTCGATACTAATGTCCACAGAGGCTGAAAAAGGGCAAGGTTTTATAACCAATGCTGTTAACGAGATAGAAAAGGTAAATAAAACGGTTGGTGAATCTGTACAATTAATAGAAGAGTTAGACGAACGATCGAATCAAGTTGCACAAATAACAGGGATTATTAGTTCAATAGCAGAACAAACTAATTTACTTGCACTGAATGCTTCCATTGAAGCGGCAAGGGCAGGAGAGCATGGATTAGGATTTACAGTCGTCGCAGAAGAAGTTAGGAAATTAGCACAACAGTCTCAAAATGCTACGAAAGAAATTGGGACGTTAATATCGGAAATTCAAAGTTCAACCAAATCAACGGTCTTAAAGGTAACAAAAGGAAAAGAAGAAGTAATAAAAAGCAATCAGGCAATAGAAGAAGCAGGGCTGCAATTCAATATAATTATGACTTCGATACAGGATATTTCAGATCAAATAAAGGAAGTGAATGCGATTATACATGAAATATCAGCAAATTCTGAAGAGGTGTCGGCAACCGTACATGTGATGAATGAGCATACAAATCATAGCAATCACATGGCAACCAAGATTCAAGAAGATATAGCTAAACAACTTGAATCCATTGATCAAGCATCAATTGATTCAAAGGAGTTGGAGCATATTTCGCAAAAATTACTTAAAGCAATTCAAGTATTTAAAGTGTAA
- a CDS encoding LCP family protein, with protein MNKRERKTTKRKRLRNLSLLLVLLLLIAVIYSVYQYYQGLSEASDGMYRDDETTFDPFHGPEPQFGEINILLIGSDTRGKEPGLSDTLMIAHYNQNTHDIKIASIMRDTYVDVPDHGKQKVNSAFAFGGPELIRKTIKQNFDIDINYYAVVDFNGFSKIADIVAPNGIEVDIPYEMSYGIGMTLHPGKQILDGKQLLGYVRFRQDRLSDFGRVERQQEVMSKLKDQAISIHSFVKLPKMLGIADPYIDTNVDTATILSIGKGLLVGKSKKMETLRIPLQDSFTDERVDVGAVLSIDFEKNKQALKEFLSSQDNKNITH; from the coding sequence ATGAATAAAAGAGAACGAAAGACAACAAAACGCAAAAGGCTAAGAAATCTCTCCTTATTATTGGTTTTATTATTATTAATCGCAGTCATATATTCTGTTTATCAATACTATCAAGGACTATCTGAGGCGAGCGATGGTATGTATAGAGATGACGAAACAACGTTTGATCCGTTCCATGGACCAGAACCACAATTTGGGGAGATTAATATTTTATTAATAGGCAGTGACACTAGAGGTAAAGAGCCTGGACTATCTGATACATTAATGATTGCTCACTATAATCAGAACACTCATGATATAAAAATTGCTTCAATTATGCGAGATACCTATGTTGATGTTCCCGATCACGGAAAACAAAAAGTAAATTCGGCTTTTGCTTTTGGAGGTCCGGAACTTATAAGGAAAACGATTAAACAAAATTTTGATATTGATATTAATTACTATGCTGTTGTTGATTTTAACGGATTTTCAAAAATTGCCGATATTGTAGCACCTAACGGGATAGAGGTTGATATCCCATATGAAATGTCTTATGGAATTGGTATGACATTACATCCAGGTAAACAAATTTTGGATGGGAAGCAATTGTTAGGATATGTTCGCTTCCGCCAAGACCGATTAAGCGACTTTGGGCGAGTGGAACGGCAACAAGAAGTAATGTCAAAGCTAAAGGATCAAGCTATCAGTATTCATAGTTTTGTAAAGCTTCCAAAGATGCTTGGGATTGCTGACCCATACATTGATACAAACGTAGACACAGCAACAATTCTTTCAATCGGGAAAGGTTTACTTGTTGGAAAATCTAAAAAGATGGAGACTTTAAGAATACCTTTACAAGATTCTTTTACAGATGAACGCGTGGACGTGGGGGCAGTCCTAAGTATTGATTTTGAGAAAAACAAACAAGCTTTAAAAGAGTTCTTATCATCACAGGACAATAAAAATATTACACACTAA